A window of the Pontibacillus yanchengensis genome harbors these coding sequences:
- a CDS encoding exonuclease domain-containing protein, with the protein MLPIDLEILKYILFEKPLYAYKIRPYLRTADYTELKIRLEHFERNKDLLNMDLSTAPFTIFDLETTGLLPEVGHEIISIGAIRIHGTQHIQYERFHQHIYPIRPVPNRTLELTGMSREDLRNGHSFCDAYYNFLKFSKDSILVAYPAAFDMNFLQTMLKRWKLPVKTPHSLDAQSLVKHLYPNKKFQLDNIITELGICKLDRHHALNDATMTAELFQKLLQDCINLGIKTPGELIQYAQKKS; encoded by the coding sequence GTGCTACCAATTGATTTAGAAATCCTAAAGTATATACTGTTCGAAAAACCCCTATATGCTTATAAAATCAGACCTTACTTAAGAACAGCAGATTACACGGAGTTAAAAATTCGTTTAGAGCATTTTGAAAGAAACAAAGACCTTTTGAATATGGATCTATCCACGGCCCCATTTACGATATTTGATTTAGAAACGACTGGACTATTACCAGAAGTTGGACATGAGATCATATCAATTGGAGCCATCCGTATACATGGCACACAACATATACAGTACGAACGTTTCCATCAGCATATTTATCCTATTAGACCTGTTCCAAATCGCACACTTGAGTTAACAGGGATGTCTCGTGAAGACTTAAGGAATGGTCATTCTTTTTGTGATGCCTATTATAACTTCCTTAAATTCAGCAAGGACTCCATTCTCGTTGCATATCCTGCTGCATTTGATATGAATTTTCTCCAAACTATGCTAAAGAGATGGAAGCTACCTGTAAAAACCCCCCATTCCCTTGATGCTCAATCGTTGGTCAAACATTTATATCCAAACAAGAAATTTCAGCTCGACAACATCATTACAGAACTTGGCATATGTAAACTAGATAGACACCATGCATTGAATGATGCTACGATGACCGCTGAGTTATTTCAAAAATTGTTACAGGACTGTATCAATTTAGGCATTAAAACGCCAGGTGAATTAATACAATATGCACAAAAGAAAAGCTGA
- a CDS encoding DUF294 nucleotidyltransferase-like domain-containing protein: MEKYLEIFKTQHPFNLLTEEQWNKIFTGASLQSFHTNQFIFHEDEDEEDIDIYFVLTGLAKNIMHKDNGKQISVRFYYPNDLIGIMIMLTSGEMKFSVQALEETKTLRFNKANFLEVMSENQDFSKVVMEGISNLMKSLYHEIKHKAKDTDDDSHDRDLFKQRVLTYSESPTLISSENTLFEAVEKMETQKAGGLIVCDDEQRLLGVLNYQDIFKAYLKHDFQSHVKDYVKEEPCFVSERDFIYDAISYLKHNPASIIPVLHRYKVVGQLRQTSFLKMHDSVYFDLRYQIQKAPTLEALMSLAPRYNESFQEFVSQLLKDQMFAYDVCELISSYNDEIHNQVIHLAEQAMLKEGYGTPPINYCFIVMGSEGRKEQAFSTDQDNGIIIDNYEHLDNKEEIEEFFQIFTEKINYMLESCGFPLCSGEIMAKETKWRKSLQSWFNAIHTWLDKMDAEEIRDFTIFMDFRPIVGDFSLAYQLREYVTKRVQRSLNLQQLLMKDTLRFRVPIQPFGRITATGRTRVLNLKKSSIMQIVNAVRIYTIKYGVEEVNSIKRLDVLEEHERFHPRDAENAKLSLHRLLKFRLEQNLKEIRHDQPLSNDISLVSLNKSERKELRDALLIAKRLQQVLELSYNRNRVV; this comes from the coding sequence TTGGAAAAATATTTAGAGATTTTTAAAACGCAACATCCATTTAATTTATTAACAGAAGAACAATGGAATAAAATCTTCACTGGTGCTTCTCTACAATCTTTTCATACGAATCAATTCATTTTTCACGAGGACGAAGATGAAGAAGATATAGATATTTATTTCGTATTAACTGGACTCGCAAAAAATATTATGCACAAGGACAACGGAAAACAAATATCAGTACGTTTTTACTATCCTAATGATCTTATTGGAATTATGATTATGCTAACAAGTGGTGAGATGAAGTTTTCCGTACAAGCTTTAGAGGAAACAAAAACGCTCCGTTTTAATAAAGCGAATTTTTTAGAGGTTATGTCTGAAAATCAAGATTTCTCAAAAGTTGTTATGGAAGGTATCAGCAATTTAATGAAAAGTCTCTATCATGAGATTAAACACAAAGCAAAAGACACTGATGATGACTCTCATGATCGTGATTTATTTAAGCAACGCGTCCTAACCTATTCTGAATCTCCTACACTTATCAGTTCAGAAAACACATTATTCGAAGCAGTAGAAAAAATGGAAACCCAAAAAGCTGGAGGGTTAATTGTATGCGATGACGAACAAAGATTGCTAGGGGTATTAAATTATCAAGATATCTTTAAAGCATACTTAAAACATGACTTTCAAAGCCATGTTAAAGATTATGTAAAAGAGGAACCTTGCTTCGTCTCTGAACGCGACTTTATTTATGATGCTATCTCTTATTTAAAGCATAACCCTGCTAGCATAATACCAGTGTTACACAGATATAAGGTTGTCGGACAATTACGACAAACCTCTTTCTTAAAAATGCACGATTCAGTATATTTTGACTTACGTTATCAAATTCAAAAAGCTCCAACTCTAGAAGCATTAATGAGTCTTGCTCCTAGATATAACGAATCATTCCAGGAATTCGTGTCACAATTACTAAAAGATCAAATGTTTGCTTATGACGTATGCGAATTAATTTCTAGTTATAATGACGAAATTCATAACCAAGTCATCCATCTAGCTGAACAAGCAATGTTAAAAGAAGGATATGGTACACCACCAATAAATTATTGCTTTATCGTAATGGGGAGTGAAGGAAGAAAAGAGCAAGCTTTCAGTACTGACCAGGATAATGGGATTATCATTGATAACTATGAGCACCTCGATAACAAAGAAGAAATTGAAGAATTTTTTCAGATATTCACAGAGAAGATCAATTATATGCTAGAATCATGTGGATTTCCATTATGTTCTGGTGAAATCATGGCAAAAGAGACTAAATGGAGAAAGTCACTACAATCATGGTTCAATGCCATCCATACATGGTTGGATAAAATGGATGCAGAAGAAATTAGAGACTTCACCATTTTTATGGACTTTCGGCCAATTGTTGGGGACTTTTCGCTCGCCTATCAATTAAGAGAATATGTAACGAAGCGCGTTCAACGCTCCTTAAATCTCCAGCAATTGCTTATGAAGGATACGCTTCGCTTCCGCGTTCCCATCCAGCCCTTTGGTAGAATCACCGCAACTGGTAGGACGCGTGTTCTCAATCTAAAGAAATCCTCGATTATGCAAATAGTGAATGCTGTCCGAATTTATACAATCAAATATGGCGTGGAAGAAGTGAATAGTATTAAGCGTCTTGATGTTTTAGAAGAACATGAACGTTTTCACCCTAGAGATGCTGAAAATGCTAAGCTTTCTCTGCATCGTTTATTAAAATTTCGACTTGAACAAAACTTAAAAGAAATCCGTCATGACCAACCATTGTCTAATGATATCAGTTTAGTTTCTTTGAACAAATCTGAACGAAAAGAATTAAGAGACGCACTCCTTATAGCAAAACGACTCCAACAGGTACTTGAGTTGAGCTATAACCGAAATCGGGTGGTATAG
- a CDS encoding DUF2627 family protein gives MIRIIALFILVIPGALAVLGIKIMRDTLFGIEYPILFTLWFQFIAGFLLFLLGLAFIAGFILYRDRKLGKTEGRFKS, from the coding sequence ATGATCCGAATTATAGCCCTTTTTATCTTGGTTATCCCCGGTGCGCTTGCTGTTCTAGGAATCAAGATCATGCGTGATACGCTATTCGGGATAGAATACCCAATATTGTTCACCTTATGGTTTCAATTTATTGCGGGTTTTTTATTATTTTTATTAGGTCTTGCATTCATTGCAGGCTTCATTTTATACAGAGATAGAAAACTAGGAAAAACAGAAGGACGCTTTAAATCATAA
- a CDS encoding sigma-54 interaction domain-containing protein, with amino-acid sequence MKRVLVVGGGKGGTALLTLLSGTEMMEIVAVVDIYEDAPGVQLAKQNNIRTGQDWKRWIHEDIDIVIEATGDEDVFEELLQERSKKTVVIPGSVAYITSELLEEKNNLLSELKRQTKNQELILNSIHDGMVVINSEEKVTFMNRSAERILGFKKEEGTSKNIQELIPTTRLPEVLKVRRKEVNQKLELENGRKIVTTRIPLIGADNELMGAFSVFKDITEVVDLAEEITDLKEVKTMLEAIIQSSEEAISVVDENGLGTMINPAYTRITGLTEKEIVGQPATADISEGESMHMRVLQTRRPVRGVRMSVGPAKKEVLVNVAPVIVDGKLKGSVGVLHDVSEIQSLTSELKKARQIIRNLEAKYTFDDIIGDSPEMTLALEQARVGAKTPATVLLRGESGTGKELFAHAIHNESNRRHNKFIRVNCASIAESILESELFGYEEGAFSGAKRGGKRGLFEEANHGSIFLDEIGELSLHMQAKLLRVLQEHEIVRVGGTKPINIDVRVIAATNVKMEKAIVEHTFREDLYYRLNRLPIFIPPLRERHSDIPGLVLHLIQKLNQDYGRNVREINEEALRYLQGYDWPGNVRELENIIGRAMIYMSMNEEEILLSHIPELWQHPKHSTDESETLTEGWNGKNLQETLDLYEKKVLKEAYRSNQFNKTKTAKALGVSIRNLYYKLDKYQIDRDSMQDFS; translated from the coding sequence ATGAAACGAGTACTTGTTGTAGGGGGAGGGAAAGGTGGTACAGCACTTTTAACTCTTTTAAGCGGGACGGAAATGATGGAAATTGTAGCAGTTGTTGATATTTATGAAGATGCACCAGGGGTTCAACTTGCTAAACAAAACAACATTCGAACAGGTCAAGATTGGAAGCGTTGGATTCATGAAGACATAGATATTGTGATAGAGGCAACAGGGGACGAAGATGTTTTCGAAGAGTTATTGCAAGAACGATCAAAGAAGACAGTCGTCATCCCAGGTTCTGTAGCGTACATAACCTCTGAGCTGTTAGAGGAAAAAAACAACTTATTATCTGAATTAAAACGGCAAACCAAGAACCAAGAGCTTATTCTAAACTCCATTCATGATGGTATGGTAGTAATCAATAGTGAAGAAAAGGTTACATTCATGAATCGGAGTGCAGAAAGAATCTTAGGATTTAAGAAAGAAGAAGGTACATCAAAGAATATACAAGAACTAATTCCAACAACAAGACTCCCAGAAGTACTAAAAGTTCGTCGTAAAGAAGTAAATCAGAAGCTTGAATTAGAAAATGGACGTAAGATTGTTACTACCAGGATTCCTTTGATAGGTGCTGACAATGAGTTAATGGGAGCTTTTTCTGTATTTAAAGATATTACAGAGGTAGTTGATTTAGCAGAAGAAATTACAGATTTAAAAGAAGTTAAAACAATGTTAGAGGCAATTATTCAATCCTCTGAAGAAGCAATATCTGTAGTAGATGAAAATGGATTGGGAACTATGATCAATCCTGCCTATACAAGAATAACTGGACTTACAGAGAAAGAAATCGTTGGTCAACCTGCAACAGCAGACATATCAGAAGGGGAGAGCATGCACATGCGTGTGTTGCAAACCCGCCGTCCAGTTCGTGGAGTTCGAATGAGCGTAGGTCCAGCAAAAAAAGAAGTATTAGTGAATGTAGCTCCAGTAATAGTTGATGGAAAGTTAAAGGGTAGCGTGGGAGTGCTGCATGATGTATCTGAAATCCAGTCCCTTACAAGTGAGCTAAAGAAAGCGCGACAAATTATTCGTAATCTCGAAGCGAAGTACACGTTCGATGATATTATTGGTGATTCTCCTGAGATGACGTTGGCTTTGGAACAGGCAAGAGTAGGTGCAAAAACACCTGCGACTGTTCTACTACGTGGAGAATCAGGTACTGGGAAAGAATTATTTGCTCATGCTATTCATAATGAAAGCAATCGACGACACAATAAATTTATTCGTGTGAATTGTGCTTCGATTGCAGAATCTATTCTTGAAAGTGAATTATTCGGATATGAGGAAGGTGCCTTTTCAGGAGCGAAACGTGGAGGGAAAAGGGGACTATTTGAAGAAGCGAATCATGGGAGTATTTTTTTAGATGAAATAGGGGAACTCTCCCTTCATATGCAAGCCAAGTTGCTTCGTGTCCTTCAAGAACATGAAATTGTACGTGTTGGTGGAACCAAGCCAATTAACATAGATGTACGTGTGATAGCTGCCACGAATGTGAAAATGGAGAAAGCGATTGTAGAACATACATTTAGAGAAGACTTATATTACAGGTTGAATCGTTTGCCTATTTTTATTCCTCCATTGCGGGAAAGACATTCGGATATACCTGGTCTAGTTTTGCATCTTATCCAAAAACTAAACCAAGATTATGGACGGAATGTAAGGGAGATTAATGAGGAAGCATTAAGGTACCTACAAGGCTATGATTGGCCCGGGAATGTAAGAGAACTTGAAAATATTATTGGACGAGCAATGATTTATATGTCGATGAATGAAGAAGAAATCCTTTTATCACATATCCCTGAATTGTGGCAACATCCTAAACATTCCACGGACGAGAGTGAAACCCTTACAGAAGGGTGGAATGGAAAGAATCTTCAAGAGACGTTGGATTTATATGAAAAGAAAGTTCTCAAGGAGGCGTATCGATCTAATCAGTTTAACAAGACAAAGACAGCTAAAGCGTTAGGAGTCTCTATTAGGAACTTATATTATAAATTAGATAAATACCAAATTGACAGAGATAGCATGCAAGATTTTTCATAG
- the yqiS gene encoding phosphate butyryltransferase, which translates to MKLNTLLEQVDKTYQKKVAVAQAADEGILKAIQLAVDSQLARFQLFGDKSVITNLAQSISLDLNREELEVIHVSELEQTPIQAVKAVSNGEADVVMKGNIDTKTLLKAVLNKEYGLRTKKVLSHVALFEIPNQERLIMLTDSGMNLEPNLEEKAQIISNAVQVAKAIGMELPKVAPLAAVEIVNPTMQPTVDAASLTQMQRRGQIEGCVVDGPLAFDNAVSQEAAQQKGIKSEVAGKADILLAPSIEVANALYKSFIYFSNAKVAGIINGAKAPIVLTSRADSAESKLYSLVLALLTSQRS; encoded by the coding sequence ATGAAGTTAAACACATTATTGGAACAAGTAGACAAAACATATCAAAAGAAAGTAGCTGTTGCTCAGGCAGCAGATGAAGGGATATTAAAAGCAATTCAACTTGCTGTTGACTCTCAACTAGCTCGCTTTCAATTATTTGGTGATAAGAGTGTTATTACCAACCTTGCACAAAGTATATCCTTAGATCTAAATAGAGAAGAGCTTGAAGTAATCCACGTAAGCGAATTGGAGCAAACTCCAATCCAAGCTGTTAAAGCTGTTTCAAATGGTGAAGCTGATGTGGTTATGAAAGGAAATATCGATACCAAAACACTACTCAAGGCTGTTCTGAACAAAGAATATGGTCTCCGAACAAAGAAAGTTTTATCTCATGTTGCTTTATTTGAGATACCTAATCAAGAACGACTTATTATGCTTACCGATTCAGGTATGAATCTGGAGCCTAATCTCGAGGAGAAAGCGCAAATTATTTCAAATGCTGTGCAAGTAGCTAAAGCTATTGGAATGGAACTACCTAAAGTAGCCCCATTAGCAGCAGTTGAAATAGTCAATCCAACTATGCAGCCTACAGTCGATGCAGCATCGCTTACTCAAATGCAGCGTAGAGGTCAAATCGAGGGTTGTGTAGTGGATGGCCCATTAGCATTTGATAATGCAGTGTCACAAGAGGCTGCCCAACAAAAAGGGATTAAGTCAGAAGTAGCTGGAAAAGCTGATATTCTACTTGCCCCTTCCATCGAAGTTGCGAATGCACTATACAAATCATTTATTTATTTCTCAAATGCTAAGGTTGCCGGAATAATAAACGGTGCCAAAGCCCCGATAGTTTTAACCTCTCGTGCTGATTCAGCTGAGAGTAAATTATATTCACTAGTATTAGCCTTACTAACTTCGCAAAGATCATAG
- the bcd gene encoding branched-chain amino acid dehydrogenase, which produces MEIFKYMKEYDYEQLVFCQDEESGLKAIIAIHDTTLGPALGGTRMWTYASEDEAIEDALRLSKGMTYKNAAAGLNLGGGKTVIIGDPKTEKNEEMFRAFGRYIQGLNGRYITAEDVGTTVHDMDTIHEETDYVTGISPAFGSSGNPSPVTAYGVYRGMKAAAMEAFGSDSLEGKVIAVQGVGNVAYNLCKHLHEEGAQLIVTDINKEAVNRAVENFGAKAVETEEIYAVDCDIYAPCALGATINDDTIPQIKAKVIAGAANNQLKEARHGDIIHEMGIVYTPDYVINAGGVINVADELYGYNYDRAMKRVEGLYDTCTRVFEIARRDNIPTYMAADRMAEERIEKMRKTKSTFIQNEHHILSRR; this is translated from the coding sequence ATGGAAATTTTTAAGTATATGAAGGAATACGATTACGAGCAATTAGTATTTTGCCAAGATGAAGAATCAGGTTTGAAGGCGATTATCGCAATACATGATACAACACTAGGGCCAGCACTGGGTGGGACGCGTATGTGGACATACGCTTCAGAGGATGAAGCTATTGAGGATGCCCTGCGACTATCTAAGGGAATGACATATAAGAATGCAGCAGCTGGACTGAACCTTGGTGGTGGAAAGACTGTTATTATTGGCGATCCAAAAACAGAGAAGAACGAAGAAATGTTCCGTGCATTTGGTCGATATATTCAAGGACTTAATGGGCGTTACATCACAGCTGAAGATGTAGGAACTACAGTTCATGACATGGACACGATTCATGAAGAGACCGATTATGTAACCGGAATTTCCCCAGCATTTGGGTCTTCTGGTAACCCTTCACCTGTAACAGCATATGGAGTTTATCGAGGTATGAAAGCTGCAGCTATGGAAGCATTTGGTTCTGATTCTCTAGAGGGGAAAGTTATTGCAGTTCAAGGTGTTGGAAATGTAGCTTATAATCTATGTAAACACCTTCACGAAGAAGGAGCTCAATTAATCGTAACGGATATTAATAAAGAAGCTGTGAATCGTGCAGTAGAAAACTTTGGAGCAAAAGCTGTGGAGACAGAAGAAATTTATGCTGTTGACTGTGATATTTACGCCCCATGTGCATTAGGAGCTACAATTAATGATGATACGATTCCGCAAATTAAGGCAAAAGTTATAGCTGGAGCGGCAAATAATCAGTTAAAAGAAGCTAGACATGGAGATATTATTCATGAAATGGGAATTGTCTATACTCCTGACTATGTGATCAATGCTGGTGGAGTTATAAACGTAGCCGATGAATTGTACGGATATAATTATGACCGTGCCATGAAACGTGTAGAAGGTTTATACGATACATGTACACGTGTTTTCGAGATTGCAAGACGCGACAATATTCCGACATACATGGCAGCAGATCGTATGGCGGAAGAGAGAATTGAAAAAATGCGTAAAACAAAAAGTACTTTTATACAAAATGAACATCACATTTTAAGTCGTCGCTAA